In Triplophysa rosa linkage group LG18, Trosa_1v2, whole genome shotgun sequence, a genomic segment contains:
- the egr2b gene encoding early growth response protein 2b encodes MTAKTLEKAHIALGGFVHPLSESIYSVDELATSLPASVTIFPNGDLGGHYEQINGPSGDGLIGVDMSTEKRSLDLSYPSSFAQPAGHRNQTFTYMGKFSIDSQYPGNWNPEGVINIVSAGILGMTQPSSASSSPASSVSPGHFSSSLSCTMAQNQSDMEHIYSPPPPYSGCGEVYQDPSAFLSTSTCPISYPPPSYSSPKPNTDSGLFPIIPDYAGFFQPPCQRDMQSMPDRKPFSCPLESFRVPPPLTPLNTIRNFTLGGPVSDGPRLPTAYTPQNLPLRPILRPRKYPNRPSKTPVHERPYPCPAEGCDRRFSRSDELTRHIRIHTGHKPFQCRICMRNFSRSDHLTTHIRTHTGEKPFACDFCGRKFARSDERKRHTKIHLRQKERKSSASSGSERTITMGSSAGICSSTSSQ; translated from the exons ATGACGGCCAAAACCTTGGAGAAAGCCCATATAGCTCTTGGTGGCTTTGTGCACCCTCTCTCCGAAAGCATCTACTCAGTGGATGAGCTCGCCACGTCTCTGCCAGCATCTGTGACTATATTTCCGAACGGTGATTTGGGAGGACATTACGAGCAGATAAACGGGCCTTCGGGAG ATGGCTTGATCGGCGTGGATATGAGCACAGAGAAGCGATCTCTCGACCTGTCCTATCCCAGCAGCTTCGCGCAACCAGCCGGCCATCGCAACCAAACTTTCACCTATATGGGAAAGTTCTCCATCGACTCCCAGTACCCAGGAAACTGGAACCCGGAGGGCGTGATAAACATCGTGAGCGCGGGGATCCTGGGCATGACCCAGCCGTCTTCAGCATCCTCTTCACCTGCGTCCTCAGTCTCCCCCGGCCACTTCTCCAGCAGTCTCAGTTGCACCATGGCACAAAACCAGTCCGACATGGAACACATCTACTCTCCTCCACCACCCTACTCTGGATGCGGAGAGGTCTATCAAGACCCATCCGCCTTCCTCTCCACCTCCACCTGCCCCATCTCATATCCTCCGCCGTCCTACTCGTCCCCAAAACCGAACACGGACTCTGGGCTGTTCCCCATCATCCCGGACTACGCCGGCTTTTTCCAGCCTCCGTGCCAGAGGGACATGCAGTCCATGCCCGATCGCAAACCGTTCTCGTGCCCACTGGAGTCGTTCCGCGTTCCCCCTCCTTTAACACCCCTGAACACGATCAGGAACTTCACACTGGGGGGACCGGTGTCTGACGGACCCAGGCTACCCACAGCCTACACCCCGCAAAACTTGCCCCTCAGGCCCATTCTGCGCCCGAGGAAATACCCCAACAGACCCAGCAAGACCCCCGTTCACGAGCGCCCGTACCCCTGCCCCGCGGAGGGCTGCGACAGACGCTTCTCCAGATCCGACGAGCTCACCAGACACATCCGCATCCACACCGGCCACAAACCCTTCCAGTGTCGGATATGCATGAGGAACTTTAGTCGCAGCGACCACCTGACGACCCACATCCGCACGCACACCGGCGAAAAGCCGTTCGCCTGCGACTTTTGCGGGAGAAAGTTTGCGCGCAGCGACGAGAGAAAGCGACACACGAAAATCCACCTgcgacagaaagagagaaaatccTCCGCGTCCTCCGGCTCAGAACGCACCATCACAATGGGCTCGTCCGCGGGCATCTGCTCGTCCACTTCAAGCCAGTAA
- the adoa gene encoding 2-aminoethanethiol (cysteamine) dioxygenase a, with protein sequence MPKNSKISVIQKITSQANQTFNNIPSSGNNVDNKVFVEQQMELVSLLSQITAADLNIAPPKKLSASSKQPPSAPVTYMHICETDAFSMGVFLLKPGASIPLHDHPGMNGMLKVLYGKVDIRCYDKLDKAAGAEAEHERQGDAVSRAVLRSSGQFSAQSDPCVLSPAKDNLHEIDAVDGPAAFLDVLAPPYGPDDGRDCHYYKVLQTAGRKEQSEEDEVWLLEIPQPDDFWCGGEPYPGPQVSV encoded by the coding sequence ATGCCGAAGAACAGCAAGATCTCGGTGATCCAGAAGATAACGAGCCAGGCTAATCAGACCTTCAACAACATCCCATCGTCCGGCAATAACGTGGACAACAAGGTGTTTGTGGAGCAGCAGATGGAGCTCGTGAGTCTCCTGTCCCAAATCACGGCCGCAGATCTGAATATTGCGCCACCTAAGAAACTCTCCGCATCGTCCAAGCAGCCTCCGTCTGCTCCAGTCACGTACATGCACATCTGTGAGACCGATGCCTTCAGCATGGGGGTGTTTCTGCTCAAACCCGGGGCGTCCATACCCCTGCACGACCACCCCGGCATGAACGGCATGCTGAAGGTGCTGTACGGCAAGGTCGACATCAGATGCTACGACAAGCTGGATAAAGCTGCTGGTGCTGAGGCTGAGCACGAGAGGCAGGGGGATGCTGTGAGCAGAGCGGTGCTCAGGTCTTCCGGACAGTTTTCCGCACAGAGTGACCCCTGCGTTCTGAGTCCTGCCAAAGACAACCTGCACGAGATAGATGCCGTGGATGGACCGGCTGCCTTTCTTGACGTACTGGCACCCCCCTATGGCCCCGATGATGGGAGGGATTGTCACTACTACAAAGTTTTACAGACTGCTGGCAGAAAAGAGCAGAGCGAAGAGGATGAGGTGTGGCTCTTAGAGATCCCCCAGCCGGATGATTTCTGGTGTGGGGGCGAGCCGTACCCCGGTCCTCAGGTTTCTGTGTAG